From a single Ooceraea biroi isolate clonal line C1 chromosome 12, Obir_v5.4, whole genome shotgun sequence genomic region:
- the LOC105279604 gene encoding uncharacterized protein LOC105279604, which produces MRPIDVTPKIADKLLATVYSNVKIAAPARFTVGDPVRVSKYKTVFDQGYTLNWMTEVFKIIKVQKTNPVTYLIEDSRCKPIAGGFYEHELHRVANPDIYLVEKVLRRKGDDEVYVKWLGFDDSHNSWIHKDNVV; this is translated from the coding sequence ATGCGACCCATCGATGTAACGCCTAAGATCGCGGATAAACTCTTGGCCACGGTGTATAGCAACGTGAAAATTGCAGCCCCGGCGAGATTCACAGTAGGTGACCCGGTACGCGTCAGCAAGTACAAGACGGTCTTTGACCAAGGCTACACGCTGAACTGGATGACCGAAGTATTCAAAATCATCAAAGTACAGAAAACTAATCCCGTGACCTATCTCATCGAGGATTCGCGCTGCAAGCCAATCGCCGGAGGATTCTATGAACACGAATTGCATCGCGTTGCTAATCCGGACATATATCTCGTGGAAAAAGTGTTACGCAGAAAAGGTGACGACGAGGTTTACGTGAAATGGCTGGGATTCGATGATTCGCACAATTCATGGATACACAAGGACAATgtagtttaa